The following are encoded in a window of Roseimaritima ulvae genomic DNA:
- a CDS encoding tetratricopeptide repeat protein, producing the protein MSKTRSKNKSPKRPPSREKTSTREQEANAASSKAAVDTASSTKGKPRFRRRTKIILTALLCVLGWLAYRSVEVYRLRKMAWDAAEARQAGDWKRLEAICSRWGKSDPHTAIPWILAAEAAERQSTMKRAAAYLEQLPPEAPQTPDMLLQLATIYFGTLNEPLKGEATYHRALEIDPLFKEGHRRLIFHYGITLQRVKMAQQARLAIQLDCDFPETYVYLMGANWLTFSNAYEFNGKWLQSGTNDELFQVAQLVHWAGASGLENTSADVEEVDSTRAKNAQHRQLLNECFKKYPTNPELLAYFLKQETIQGNVEAVEKLLADVPAEAAEDNRFWHFKGWLHATRDELEDAEACYRKALELNPYAWESQFELAGVLRKSQRFDEVETLTALYLEGKALRKTILQLPDVQSVPPPVLTQMHHYAVGCGDTEVAQHLAKRIEQIQFGGN; encoded by the coding sequence ATGTCCAAGACACGCTCCAAAAACAAATCGCCCAAGCGTCCGCCTTCGCGCGAGAAGACCTCGACGCGGGAGCAGGAAGCCAACGCCGCGAGCTCCAAGGCGGCTGTCGACACGGCAAGCTCGACGAAGGGCAAGCCGCGATTTCGCCGCCGCACAAAGATCATCCTCACCGCGCTGCTATGTGTGCTCGGGTGGCTGGCCTATCGATCCGTCGAAGTCTACCGGCTTCGCAAAATGGCTTGGGATGCCGCCGAAGCGAGGCAAGCCGGCGACTGGAAACGACTGGAGGCGATCTGCAGCCGCTGGGGCAAAAGCGATCCGCATACCGCCATCCCCTGGATCTTGGCAGCCGAAGCGGCCGAACGTCAGAGCACGATGAAACGGGCGGCAGCCTATCTGGAACAATTGCCTCCCGAGGCTCCGCAAACGCCCGACATGCTGCTGCAACTGGCTACCATCTACTTCGGAACGCTGAACGAACCGCTTAAAGGCGAAGCTACGTACCACCGGGCCTTGGAAATCGACCCGCTATTCAAAGAAGGACATCGTCGTCTGATTTTCCACTATGGCATCACGCTACAGCGAGTCAAAATGGCTCAACAAGCTCGCTTGGCGATTCAACTGGACTGCGATTTCCCGGAGACCTATGTCTACCTGATGGGAGCCAATTGGCTGACGTTTTCCAACGCCTATGAGTTCAACGGGAAATGGTTGCAATCGGGCACCAACGACGAACTGTTCCAAGTCGCCCAGCTGGTGCATTGGGCGGGTGCGTCTGGCCTGGAAAACACCTCCGCGGATGTCGAAGAAGTTGACAGTACCCGAGCTAAAAACGCTCAACACAGGCAGCTTCTGAATGAGTGCTTTAAGAAGTATCCCACCAACCCGGAATTGCTGGCCTACTTCCTGAAGCAAGAAACCATTCAAGGAAATGTCGAAGCCGTCGAGAAACTGCTCGCCGATGTTCCCGCCGAAGCCGCTGAAGACAACCGATTCTGGCACTTCAAAGGCTGGCTACACGCCACCCGCGATGAATTGGAAGACGCGGAGGCATGTTACCGCAAAGCCCTTGAGCTGAATCCGTACGCTTGGGAAAGCCAGTTTGAATTGGCTGGTGTGCTGCGAAAATCGCAGCGATTCGATGAAGTGGAAACCCTGACGGCGTTGTACCTCGAAGGCAAAGCCCTCCGCAAAACCATCCTCCAGTTACCCGATGTGCAATCCGTCCCGCCTCCCGTCCTGACCCAGATGCACCACTATGCCGTCGGCTGTGGAGATACCGAAGTCGCCCAACACCTAGCCAAACGGATAGAGCAAATTCAATTCGGCGGTAACTAG
- a CDS encoding CRTAC1 family protein has translation MRSQLPALLAACSLGFSVLGCSQSSPPTPDATANPTADSAAQPRNSHDRMVADLKMIHRANLYERMFHGESPVEADEDQLNYIPGSAIKPRFEVLYRVGKRRLWRGETEQAIAHLREALQLAEQSSSRKPNSLWEKATFQLGLAYLRKGENENCVACTNGESCLLPIRDHGIHTQQTGSRKAIDLFTALLRHNPEHLQAKWLLNVAAMTVGEYPDGVPTEFLVDPARFESDVPFPRFANIASDKNLATVNLSGGSIVDDFDNDGDLDIMTSSWASGDQIQFFRNQDGEFENATDEAGLTGLYGGLNLIHADYDNDGDLDVLVLRGAWMNQAGCIPNSLLQNDGSGHFRDVTYDCGIGQRPCPTQTAAWFDYDNDGDLDLYIGNEHLPCELFNNNGHGQFRNVAAQAGVQNNSFTKGVTCGDVNGDDFPDIYVSNLDDDNRLYINNQDGTFTDVAAERGVTGPKMSFPVWFWDFNQDGALDLYVASYSYDLTYIADKYFGEPLPAERDALYQGDGQGGFVEVGKQQSVHGFTQPMGANFGDLDNDGYPDFYLGTGYPGYEALMPNLMFWNQRGQGFADVTTAGGFGHLQKGHGIAFADIDNDGDQDVFAEMGGAFPGDQAANALYENPGFGNHQITIKLIGQQSNRSAIGARITAEIIEEGTPRSVYKWVNSGGSFGANPLRQTIGLGAAERIEQLKIYWPTTGKTQVFQDVAADQSIEVVEGGKEFTQSRISLRVGSSSNTRSAAARALPRSPISQ, from the coding sequence GTGCGTTCCCAGTTGCCGGCCTTGCTAGCGGCTTGCAGCCTGGGGTTCAGCGTGTTGGGTTGTTCCCAATCCTCGCCACCGACGCCCGACGCGACCGCAAATCCAACGGCCGATTCGGCCGCACAGCCCCGCAACAGCCACGACCGGATGGTTGCGGACCTAAAAATGATCCACCGCGCCAACTTGTATGAACGCATGTTCCATGGCGAGTCCCCGGTCGAAGCGGACGAAGATCAACTGAACTACATCCCCGGCTCGGCCATCAAGCCAAGATTTGAGGTCCTGTATCGCGTCGGCAAGCGTCGACTATGGCGTGGCGAAACCGAACAAGCGATCGCGCACCTTAGGGAGGCGTTGCAATTGGCCGAACAGAGCAGCAGCCGCAAACCCAATAGCCTTTGGGAAAAAGCCACCTTCCAGTTGGGCTTGGCTTATCTGCGTAAAGGGGAAAACGAAAACTGTGTGGCGTGCACCAACGGCGAAAGTTGCTTGCTGCCGATCCGCGACCACGGCATCCACACTCAACAGACGGGCTCTCGCAAAGCGATCGACCTGTTCACTGCCCTGCTGCGTCACAACCCCGAACATCTTCAAGCCAAATGGCTACTAAACGTCGCCGCGATGACCGTTGGCGAGTATCCCGACGGCGTGCCCACGGAGTTCCTGGTAGATCCCGCACGGTTTGAATCGGACGTTCCCTTCCCCCGTTTTGCCAACATCGCCTCGGACAAGAATCTCGCCACCGTCAATCTATCGGGAGGCAGTATCGTCGATGACTTCGACAATGACGGCGACCTGGACATCATGACCAGTTCGTGGGCATCCGGCGATCAAATCCAATTTTTCAGAAACCAGGATGGCGAGTTCGAAAACGCCACCGACGAAGCCGGGCTAACGGGACTCTACGGCGGGCTTAATTTAATCCACGCCGACTATGACAACGATGGGGACCTGGACGTGCTGGTGTTGCGAGGCGCCTGGATGAATCAAGCCGGCTGCATTCCCAATTCATTGCTGCAAAATGACGGCAGTGGCCACTTTCGCGATGTCACCTACGACTGTGGAATCGGCCAGCGCCCCTGCCCCACGCAAACCGCCGCTTGGTTCGACTACGACAACGATGGCGATCTGGATCTGTACATTGGCAACGAGCATCTGCCCTGCGAACTGTTTAACAACAACGGGCACGGCCAGTTTCGTAACGTGGCCGCCCAAGCGGGCGTGCAGAACAACAGCTTTACCAAAGGCGTGACCTGTGGCGACGTCAACGGCGACGATTTTCCAGACATCTATGTCTCCAATCTCGACGACGACAATCGACTGTACATCAACAATCAGGACGGCACCTTTACCGACGTGGCGGCCGAGCGGGGTGTCACCGGACCGAAGATGAGTTTCCCCGTCTGGTTCTGGGACTTTAACCAAGACGGCGCATTGGATTTATATGTCGCCAGCTACTCCTACGATCTGACCTACATCGCTGACAAATACTTCGGCGAACCGCTGCCAGCCGAACGCGATGCTTTATACCAAGGCGATGGGCAAGGCGGATTCGTGGAAGTCGGCAAGCAACAAAGCGTCCACGGCTTTACCCAACCCATGGGAGCAAACTTTGGAGACCTGGACAACGACGGCTATCCGGATTTTTATCTGGGTACCGGCTACCCGGGCTACGAGGCGCTGATGCCCAACCTGATGTTTTGGAATCAACGCGGGCAAGGCTTTGCCGATGTCACCACGGCGGGCGGATTTGGACACTTACAAAAAGGCCACGGCATCGCCTTTGCCGACATCGACAACGACGGTGACCAGGATGTGTTCGCCGAAATGGGCGGCGCCTTCCCCGGAGATCAAGCCGCCAATGCGCTCTACGAAAATCCCGGCTTCGGAAACCATCAAATCACCATCAAACTGATTGGCCAGCAGTCTAACCGCTCGGCCATCGGGGCTCGCATCACCGCCGAAATTATCGAAGAGGGAACACCTCGCAGCGTCTACAAATGGGTGAACAGTGGCGGTAGTTTCGGCGCCAATCCGCTGCGGCAAACCATCGGTCTGGGCGCGGCCGAACGCATCGAGCAATTGAAAATTTACTGGCCCACAACCGGCAAGACTCAAGTCTTCCAGGACGTGGCTGCCGATCAATCGATCGAGGTTGTTGAAGGTGGCAAGGAATTTACCCAATCGCGAATATCGCTGCGTGTAGGATCCAGTTCCAACACCCGATCGGCCGCGGCTCGCGCCTTACCCCGTTCGCCCATCTCCCAGTAA
- a CDS encoding multiheme c-type cytochrome: protein MKRLHLIASIAALLAICVGFALLIDYLTKPSAIGEADAVGEAGDVGGVDGGGGAVEMPAVAANRGGRGAADAAKTAPQLPRVFPRGKLLFWWDKMPAGVEQVSFETGPPSNIHPDNYVGYESCQQCHKQNYQDWSVHPHRWMNALADDQTVKGDFSGKQTLRYLGGEARFEQQQGVYQMTLERDGVTLVYAIDQTLGSRFYQYYIGRLVDGPFAPQHPYRTENHVLPFGYWLQKEAWVPVVHVGPERPDGERTDPFVLPETPDYGVGFLPYATYCNMCHSTFPLGDNMFRKPFTLEKHSPAIMHLDMAGYIQQTHPELWPAEMSRDSATMEQIESIPAAMTQFDARDHAATFGISCEACHLGCQEHVRDPKKLPSFAPRSEHLRLENGQASIQTGRVHENLNWACGRCHTGERPQFAGGMSTWNSTEYSDAMLGSCYSQLNCVDCHSPHKATGTTWTPTPMQDDAKCITCHQQYGTPQAVAKHTHHAADSAGSRCMNCHMPKINEGLQDVVRTHTIFSPTQPQMLESNHPNACNLCHTDQPIDWTTKYLAEWYGGQFDEAKMSAAYSDPQQAVGLQWLASENEAVRLVAIDAMRRNRDVWAAPQLIEMLDDPYLLNRQFAQQAVEEILEIDLKEYGYTFYMTPEERAEPIKRIRERQQ, encoded by the coding sequence ATGAAACGACTGCATCTCATTGCGTCGATCGCCGCCCTGTTGGCGATCTGCGTGGGCTTCGCCCTGTTGATCGACTATCTGACCAAGCCCTCCGCAATCGGCGAAGCGGACGCTGTGGGCGAAGCGGGCGATGTTGGGGGTGTCGATGGTGGGGGCGGAGCCGTCGAGATGCCTGCGGTGGCGGCCAACAGGGGGGGGCGTGGTGCGGCCGACGCGGCCAAGACCGCCCCGCAGTTGCCGCGAGTTTTTCCTCGTGGAAAGTTGCTGTTCTGGTGGGACAAGATGCCGGCCGGAGTGGAGCAGGTCAGTTTCGAAACCGGGCCGCCCAGCAATATTCATCCCGATAATTACGTTGGTTATGAATCCTGCCAGCAGTGTCACAAGCAGAACTATCAGGATTGGTCGGTACACCCTCATCGCTGGATGAACGCATTGGCCGACGACCAAACCGTCAAAGGCGATTTTTCCGGTAAGCAGACGTTGCGTTATTTGGGGGGAGAAGCCCGCTTTGAGCAGCAGCAAGGCGTCTACCAAATGACGCTGGAACGCGACGGCGTGACCTTGGTGTATGCCATCGATCAAACGCTCGGTTCAAGGTTCTATCAGTATTATATCGGTCGCTTGGTGGATGGTCCGTTCGCCCCGCAGCATCCTTATCGAACCGAGAACCATGTGTTGCCGTTTGGGTATTGGTTGCAAAAAGAAGCTTGGGTTCCGGTGGTTCACGTCGGTCCAGAGCGGCCCGATGGAGAGCGGACGGATCCCTTTGTATTGCCCGAGACGCCGGACTACGGCGTAGGTTTTCTGCCCTATGCGACGTACTGCAACATGTGTCATTCCACATTTCCGCTGGGCGACAATATGTTTCGCAAACCCTTTACGTTGGAGAAACATTCACCGGCGATCATGCATTTGGACATGGCCGGCTACATTCAGCAAACGCATCCCGAATTGTGGCCTGCGGAGATGTCGCGAGACTCGGCGACGATGGAGCAGATCGAGAGCATCCCCGCGGCGATGACCCAGTTCGATGCCCGCGACCATGCGGCGACGTTCGGGATCAGCTGTGAAGCGTGCCATTTGGGATGCCAGGAACACGTCCGTGATCCCAAAAAACTGCCCAGCTTTGCTCCGCGAAGTGAGCATCTGCGACTGGAAAACGGTCAGGCCAGCATCCAGACGGGACGTGTCCACGAAAATCTCAACTGGGCCTGTGGCCGTTGTCACACCGGCGAACGACCACAATTCGCAGGCGGCATGTCGACTTGGAACTCCACCGAATACAGCGACGCGATGTTAGGGTCCTGCTATTCCCAGTTGAATTGCGTCGATTGCCATTCGCCGCACAAAGCAACGGGCACCACCTGGACGCCGACCCCGATGCAAGACGACGCCAAATGCATCACTTGTCATCAGCAGTATGGGACGCCGCAAGCGGTGGCGAAGCACACGCATCATGCGGCGGATTCGGCGGGCTCGCGATGCATGAATTGTCATATGCCCAAAATCAACGAGGGACTTCAAGACGTGGTCCGCACGCACACGATTTTCTCACCAACACAGCCCCAGATGTTGGAAAGCAATCATCCGAACGCCTGCAATTTATGCCACACCGACCAACCCATCGATTGGACGACCAAATACTTAGCCGAATGGTATGGCGGCCAATTCGACGAAGCCAAAATGTCCGCAGCCTATTCCGATCCGCAACAGGCGGTCGGCTTGCAGTGGTTGGCAAGCGAAAACGAAGCCGTGCGGCTGGTGGCCATCGATGCCATGCGACGCAATCGAGACGTCTGGGCCGCACCGCAGTTGATCGAAATGTTAGACGATCCCTATTTGCTGAATCGGCAATTTGCTCAGCAAGCCGTGGAAGAAATCCTGGAGATCGATTTGAAGGAATACGGTTACACGTTCTACATGACCCCGGAAGAACGCGCCGAACCGATCAAGCGGATTCGGGAACGGCAACAGTAA